From a single Couchioplanes caeruleus genomic region:
- the serA gene encoding phosphoglycerate dehydrogenase: MTPVVLIAEELAPAALDVLACDFEVHHVDGTDRAALLAELADADAVIVRSATRIDAEAVAAAPRLKVVARAGVGLDNVDVAAATARGVMVVNAPTSNIVSAAEQAIALLLAVARNTASASAALKRGEWKRAGYTGVELQGKTVGVVGLGRIGVLFAQRMAAFGTRLIAYDPYVQPARAAHLGVRLVGLDELLRESDFISVHLPRTPETLNLIGEKELATVKPGVRIVNAARGGLIDERALADALADGRVAGAGLDVFVTEPTTSSPLFAFDNVVVTPHLGASTVEAQDKAGLAVARSVKLALQGEFVPDAVNVQAGGVVDEDVRPLLGLAERLGKVFTAVAGGIAASVTVEVLGEIVSHDVTVLKLAATKGLFTSVVEEQVTYVNAPQLAADRGVEVELVVDREVSDHHNLVTVRGELPDGRTVSVAGSVTTTGSRESRKLTRVDEFDLELDAGGVLLFFRYADRPGVVGALGSVLGEAGVNIAAMQVARREAGGEALMALTVDSSVDAELLSTVAEAIGSSRGSIVDLRDED, translated from the coding sequence ATGACTCCTGTCGTACTGATCGCCGAGGAACTCGCCCCCGCCGCGCTGGACGTGCTGGCCTGCGACTTCGAGGTACACCACGTCGACGGCACCGACCGCGCGGCCCTGCTCGCCGAGCTGGCCGACGCGGACGCGGTCATCGTGCGCAGCGCGACGCGCATCGATGCCGAGGCGGTGGCCGCGGCGCCCCGGTTGAAGGTCGTCGCCCGTGCCGGTGTCGGTCTGGACAATGTGGACGTGGCGGCGGCGACCGCGCGCGGCGTCATGGTGGTCAACGCGCCCACCTCGAACATCGTCTCGGCCGCCGAGCAGGCCATCGCGCTGCTGCTGGCGGTCGCGCGCAACACCGCGAGCGCCAGTGCGGCCCTCAAGCGCGGCGAGTGGAAGCGGGCCGGTTACACCGGCGTGGAGCTGCAGGGCAAGACGGTCGGGGTGGTCGGGCTGGGTCGCATCGGCGTGCTTTTCGCGCAACGCATGGCGGCCTTCGGTACGCGGCTCATCGCCTACGACCCGTACGTGCAGCCGGCCCGCGCGGCGCACCTGGGCGTACGCCTCGTGGGGCTCGACGAACTGCTGCGGGAGAGCGACTTCATCTCGGTGCACTTGCCGCGTACCCCCGAGACTTTGAACTTGATCGGTGAGAAGGAGCTGGCGACCGTCAAGCCGGGCGTACGCATCGTCAATGCCGCCCGTGGCGGCCTCATCGACGAGCGCGCGCTCGCCGACGCGCTGGCGGACGGCCGGGTCGCGGGCGCGGGGCTGGACGTGTTCGTGACCGAGCCGACGACGTCGTCACCGCTGTTCGCGTTCGACAACGTCGTGGTCACGCCGCACCTGGGCGCGTCGACGGTCGAGGCTCAGGACAAGGCCGGCCTGGCCGTGGCGCGCAGCGTCAAGCTGGCGTTGCAGGGCGAGTTCGTGCCGGACGCGGTGAATGTGCAGGCCGGCGGCGTCGTCGACGAGGACGTGCGGCCGCTGCTCGGGCTGGCGGAACGGCTCGGCAAGGTTTTCACCGCGGTGGCGGGCGGCATCGCGGCGAGCGTCACGGTGGAGGTGCTCGGCGAGATCGTGTCGCACGACGTCACCGTGCTCAAACTGGCCGCCACCAAGGGGCTCTTCACCTCGGTCGTGGAGGAGCAGGTCACCTACGTCAACGCCCCGCAGCTCGCCGCGGACCGCGGCGTGGAGGTCGAGCTGGTCGTCGACCGCGAGGTCTCGGACCATCACAACCTCGTGACCGTACGCGGTGAGCTTCCCGACGGGCGCACAGTGAGTGTCGCCGGCTCGGTGACCACGACAGGTAGCCGGGAGTCCCGCAAGCTGACCCGCGTGGACGAGTTCGACCTGGAGCTCGACGCGGGGGGTGTGCTGCTCTTCTTCCGGTACGCGGACCGGCCGGGCGTGGTGGGTGCCCTGGGCTCGGTGCTCGGCGAGGCCGGCGTCAACATCGCGGCGATGCAGGTGGCCCGCCGGGAGGCCGGTGGCGAGGCCCTGATGGCGCTGACCGTGGACTCGTCGGTCGATGCCGAGTTGCTGTCCACGGTGGCCGAGGCGATCGGCTCGTCGCGCGGCAGCATCGTGGACCTGCGCGACGAGGACTGA
- a CDS encoding 3-isopropylmalate dehydrogenase, which produces MARIAVVAGDGIGTEVTAQARKVIEAVLPGADYNEYDLGARLYNRTGEVLPQSVQEELAGHDAILLGAIGDPSVPPGVLERGLLLKLRFDFDQYVNLRPSRLWPGTVSPLAGLKPGEIDMVVVREGTEGLYVGAGGVLHRDTPAEIATEESLNTRYGVERVVRDAFARAQRRERRHLTLVHKTNVLTHAGGLWARTFKAVAAEFPEVTTEYQHVDAASMFMVSNPQRYDVIVTDNLFGDIITDIAAAVTGGIGMAASGSVNPERKYPSTFEPVHGSAPDIAGQGIADPAAAILSAALLLEHLGHPEEARRVSEAVAAEVASRVPGAPLRTAEVGDRVAATAAA; this is translated from the coding sequence GTGGCGCGGATCGCGGTGGTGGCCGGTGACGGCATCGGGACCGAGGTGACCGCGCAGGCCCGCAAGGTGATCGAGGCCGTGCTCCCCGGCGCCGACTACAACGAGTACGACCTGGGTGCGCGCCTCTACAACCGGACCGGCGAAGTCCTCCCGCAGTCCGTGCAGGAGGAGCTGGCCGGCCACGACGCGATCCTGCTCGGCGCGATCGGCGACCCCAGTGTCCCGCCGGGTGTGCTGGAGCGCGGCCTGCTGCTCAAGCTCCGCTTCGACTTCGACCAGTACGTGAACCTGCGCCCGTCCCGGCTCTGGCCCGGCACGGTGAGCCCGCTCGCCGGCCTCAAGCCCGGCGAGATCGACATGGTCGTGGTCCGCGAGGGCACCGAGGGCCTGTACGTCGGCGCCGGCGGCGTCCTGCACCGGGACACCCCCGCCGAGATCGCCACCGAGGAGAGCCTGAACACCCGGTACGGCGTCGAGCGGGTCGTCCGGGACGCGTTCGCGCGGGCGCAGCGTCGCGAGCGGCGGCATCTCACGCTGGTGCACAAGACCAACGTGCTCACCCACGCCGGTGGCCTCTGGGCGCGTACGTTCAAGGCCGTCGCCGCGGAGTTCCCCGAGGTCACGACCGAATACCAGCACGTCGACGCGGCGAGCATGTTCATGGTGAGCAACCCGCAGCGCTACGACGTCATCGTCACCGACAACCTGTTCGGCGACATCATCACCGACATCGCCGCTGCCGTCACCGGCGGCATCGGCATGGCCGCCAGCGGCTCCGTGAACCCGGAGCGCAAGTACCCGTCGACGTTCGAGCCGGTGCACGGATCCGCGCCCGACATCGCCGGCCAGGGCATCGCCGACCCGGCTGCCGCGATCCTCTCCGCCGCCCTGCTGCTGGAGCACCTCGGTCACCCCGAGGAGGCCCGGCGAGTATCCGAGGCGGTCGCGGCCGAGGTCGCCTCCCGCGTGCCGGGGGCGCCGCTGCGTACCGCCGAGGTCGGGGACCGGGTCGCCGCCACCGCGGCCGCCTGA